From Methanosarcina lacustris Z-7289, one genomic window encodes:
- a CDS encoding sugar phosphate isomerase/epimerase family protein, with protein MQLHRISFSSRAVVEDPFKWAYTLEDHGYTGWEIVQEGSQCLSNKTVQNLKNIYETTSLELTLHLPFSDMNLAGLNDSIRAEVLRQMKNYLTLASNYVNLAVVHPGYLSPYGVQVPQQAYMTNLASIRELCDFAADFGILIAVENMPDFPKIFGKYPDEMQEMLDAVGSHNVGFTLDVGHANTVGLVDEFLDQLGSRISHVHIHDNMGKKDEHLPLGEGTVNWKQVMEKLSNYRGIFVTEMASVEEGIKSLEFLRKL; from the coding sequence ATGCAGTTGCATAGAATCAGTTTTTCATCACGTGCGGTCGTTGAAGATCCTTTTAAATGGGCATACACGCTCGAAGACCATGGGTATACAGGCTGGGAGATCGTACAGGAAGGGTCCCAGTGTCTGAGTAACAAGACCGTTCAGAACCTGAAGAATATTTATGAAACCACCAGCCTGGAACTGACCCTGCATTTACCTTTTTCTGATATGAACCTGGCAGGTTTGAATGACTCAATCCGTGCAGAAGTCCTCAGGCAGATGAAGAACTACCTTACCCTTGCCTCGAACTATGTCAATCTTGCTGTGGTACATCCCGGATATCTCTCCCCTTATGGGGTACAGGTTCCGCAGCAAGCCTATATGACAAACCTTGCCTCTATCCGTGAATTATGTGACTTTGCAGCAGATTTCGGGATCCTTATAGCTGTTGAGAATATGCCCGATTTCCCAAAAATTTTTGGCAAATACCCGGATGAAATGCAGGAAATGCTCGATGCTGTCGGGAGCCACAACGTTGGCTTCACCCTGGACGTTGGGCACGCAAACACTGTTGGGCTTGTAGACGAGTTTCTGGACCAGCTGGGAAGCAGGATCTCCCATGTTCACATCCATGATAATATGGGCAAAAAAGATGAACACCTCCCTCTCGGAGAGGGCACTGTGAACTGGAAACAGGTTATGGAGAAGCTCTCAAACTATAGGGGAATCTTTGTTACTGAAATGGCTTCAGTCGAAGAAGGGATCAAGAGCCTCGAGTTCTTAAGAAAGTTATGA
- a CDS encoding gamma-glutamylcyclotransferase family protein codes for MVNRSGEDRTSEKDKTLYGNTFHRNICWQRSYERVEGEEIVMALYGSLRNGLYNNQRFDLPNRSEFLGTARVPGYSLYSLGPYPAVYPSENGSVVAEVRRFSGKKQLEIAKSIDYMELFGGYHREYVDLELTEKKLRGVIYVYDEKPEKEKIQHGDWAKYLKEKELPE; via the coding sequence ATGGTAAACAGGTCAGGGGAAGACAGAACCTCAGAGAAAGACAAAACCCTTTACGGGAATACTTTCCACCGAAACATCTGCTGGCAGCGCTCATACGAAAGAGTGGAAGGCGAAGAGATCGTAATGGCACTTTACGGCAGCTTAAGAAACGGGCTCTACAATAACCAGCGCTTTGACCTTCCGAACAGGTCGGAATTCCTTGGGACAGCCAGAGTTCCGGGATATTCCCTCTATTCCCTTGGCCCCTACCCTGCTGTTTACCCATCGGAAAATGGTTCCGTGGTCGCAGAGGTGCGAAGATTTTCAGGAAAAAAGCAACTCGAGATTGCGAAGTCCATTGATTACATGGAACTTTTCGGAGGCTACCACAGGGAATACGTAGACCTGGAACTCACAGAGAAAAAACTTCGGGGCGTCATCTACGTATATGACGAAAAGCCCGAAAAGGAGAAAATCCAGCATGGAGACTGGGCTAAATACCTGAAAGAAAAAGAGCTACCTGAGTGA
- a CDS encoding selenocysteine-specific translation elongation factor, whose translation MVNVAIIGTEKSGRTSLAANLGKKGTVSDITMYNTAKEGKNMVFVDAQSYPKTLKSLVTVLNISDIALLCIPPEGLDAHTGECIIALDLLGFKHGIIALTKSDSTNMHAVDEFKAKLKVITAGTALHDWEFISLNTNKSAKNPFEGVDDLKTRINEMAKKIEVEHAELNSLPARIFIDHAFDVKGKGCVVLGVVKQGISKEKDKTKIFPLDREIEIKSIQSHDVDIDSAPTGTRVGMRLKNVQAKDIERGFIISDKENITSDYVLECTISKFTKKIEPESVLHIFVGLQSEPVRVEKILVDGKEVKEAKPGTTCVLELSGNKKVAYSKEDRFLISNLDLTQRFAAYGFSKLT comes from the coding sequence ATGGTAAACGTTGCAATCATAGGAACAGAAAAAAGCGGCAGGACCTCCCTCGCCGCAAACCTCGGGAAAAAAGGAACAGTTTCCGATATAACGATGTATAACACCGCTAAGGAAGGCAAGAATATGGTTTTTGTGGATGCTCAAAGCTATCCGAAAACCTTGAAATCCCTTGTCACAGTATTGAATATTTCCGATATAGCCCTCCTGTGCATCCCTCCTGAGGGTCTGGACGCCCATACAGGAGAATGTATCATCGCATTGGACCTGCTCGGTTTCAAACATGGAATTATTGCCCTGACGAAATCAGACAGCACCAACATGCATGCAGTTGACGAATTTAAGGCAAAACTAAAGGTAATCACTGCAGGAACCGCACTCCATGACTGGGAATTTATTTCCCTGAACACAAACAAAAGCGCAAAAAACCCCTTTGAAGGCGTGGACGACCTTAAAACCAGAATAAATGAGATGGCAAAGAAAATAGAAGTCGAACATGCAGAGCTTAACAGCCTGCCTGCAAGGATCTTTATAGACCACGCTTTCGATGTGAAGGGCAAAGGATGTGTTGTTCTCGGAGTTGTCAAGCAGGGAATCTCAAAGGAAAAAGACAAAACCAAAATATTTCCACTGGACAGGGAAATCGAAATTAAGTCAATTCAGAGCCATGATGTTGACATCGACAGCGCCCCGACAGGCACAAGAGTTGGCATGCGCTTGAAAAATGTCCAGGCAAAAGATATAGAAAGAGGTTTTATTATTTCAGATAAAGAAAACATAACCTCTGACTACGTTCTGGAATGTACAATCTCAAAATTCACGAAAAAGATAGAACCTGAAAGTGTACTTCACATTTTTGTCGGTTTGCAGTCCGAACCTGTGCGCGTTGAGAAAATCCTGGTTGACGGAAAGGAAGTAAAGGAAGCAAAGCCAGGCACTACCTGCGTGCTGGAACTTTCAGGAAATAAAAAGGTTGCCTACAGCAAAGAAGACCGTTTCCTGATTTCAAACCTTGACCTGACCCAGCGCTTTGCAGCTTACGGCTTTTCGAAACTAACTTGA